A segment of the Brevinematales bacterium genome:
AATTAGCGACGAAAATTGAATTAGTAGGCTTTTATATTGATGATCTAAAATCATATATAAAAAAACGTGAAAACAATAATATGGATGTTACATATAAATTAATGATAATAGGAAAATATGTAGTTAAAAATTTAGGGAAAAGATGTGTTCCTTTAGTAAAAGTAATAGAAAAAAGAAAAAATGAAAAAAATCCAAGTGAAATAACTTTTACATTAGATGGACAAAAAGAACAAGAAATAAAATTTATTATAGAATCAATGTACTCAAAAAATCATGATGAACTTGGAAAATTCCAAAAAATTTGGGAACAACTTCGAACAAGAGATGAAAACCGAGAGTTTCCAGAGAGTCTTGAAAAAGACGAATTATTAGAAAAATTAAAAATCTTCAATGTAGTAACAACAGCAATCAATATGATCATAAGTATAAAAAATTACAGAGAAACAATTCGATATAAATTATATTATTCCCTAATTGAGAATAAAAAGATTATTACTAAATTGAAAAAGTAACAAGCATAATAAAAAGAGGGCCCGATGAGCCCTCTTTTTATTTATAATGTTTGGTAAACACTTTACATTGAGACTAACCCCTCGACTGCGCCCGGGGCAGTGACTATTTCTTCAGCTTCTTATCGATATATTTTCTATAATAGAGCAGTTTGCTGTCACCGGGGAAACGCCCCAGCGCCTCGGCGCAAATCTTGTCCGCGCTCGCGTACTTCTCCGCGTCGATCTCGGAGTATATCCATGCGATATACAGCACCTTGAGGTTATCGAGGATATTCTTGTTGTCGGCCTGGTAGGTGAGCGCGATCTTGAGGTACTTCGCGGAGTTCTCGTAATCCTTCTTGTCGGCGTACACGTTCGCCTGATTCCCCGCGATATAGATGGCGTTGTTTTTCAGCACGCTCGACTTCGGGAGGAGTTTGATCGCCTTGTCGATAATATGGAGTCCGTCGTCGGGCAAGCCGCCCTCGTATTTATTGATGGCGACCTTGGAATAATAGTTCTCGTAGATAGGGTCGAACTGCGTCCCGGATTTCAGCTTGTACCAGTTCAGGAACAATTCCTCCCCATCGGGATAATTATCGAGCTTGGTGATCAGCATCTCGTACACGCTGTTGAACCCGTTCTGGGCGACGTTCTGGATATACTTCGAGTCGGGGTATTTCTTCGATACGTCCGCCGCGAGGGTAAGCGCCTTCTGGTAGTCCTTTTCGTTATTGATGAGGCTGTAGAGCACGCGGACATAGACATTTTCCTCGATATCGGGCATCTTAGCCCCGGATACCGTTTCGGACTTCTTGAGCGCGGCGAACGCGTCGTCGTATTTCTTGGCGTCCACCAGTTGGGAGAGATACCCGTCGAGCGCGGCGCGGTAGTTATTGATGATCTTCGTCTTATCGACGCTCAGCTTGTCCATCGCCTCTTCGAGGATAGCCATCGCTTTGGCGAAGTCCTTCTTGTCGATAAGCTCGGCGGAGTAGTTGACGAACGCGCTCGCGGTGTTGGTCGCGATAATCGCGCTTCCGGGATAGATCGCCGCCGCTTTCAGCATATACTGGAACGCGTTATAGTTATCCTTCTTCTGGCTTGCGAAATATGCGCGGTTGACGTAAAGGAACGCTAAGAGGCCGATATTATCGATCTCGATACGGTCCTTCGCCTGCGAGGAATAGACCGCGCCGGTGAGTTTCTTCAAATTCGCCTGTATCTCAGGGTTGTTCGCCGCGTCGAACCCGTAGGGCGATGTTGCCTCGACCTCGATCTGGGTATTGATGGTCAGGATGGAGAACACGTGTTCCTGCGACGGGAGCACTATCGCCTTAGCGGTAATCCCCTGCGGTTCGAGAAGGATATTGTAGATGAGGGTGGACGATACGCAGTTGAACTGGTTGTTTTTCAGTACGTTCTCGAGCGTGGTCGCGTCAGCCACATACTTCTTCAGGATAGTTTTATGCATAAACTCGAATATTTTCTTCGCGAGCGCGCGTTTATCGGGGTCGGTGATCTTTTTACTTTCCGCGATAATATTATTGAGTTTCAGCAGGTTGTCCTCGGTGTATATCCCCGATGCGATCAATCCGCCCTCCGCGAGCGGGAACTGCGAGGGGTTCTGGAGGAACTGGGCTTCCTTGGAATCGGGGGCTACATCGATAAATTTCGATATATAGGCGCGGCCCGGTACGACGGATATGAAAACGAAAAGCATTAACGCGGATATCGTTCTTAACATAGTTCTACCCTCTCTGGTTTTATAATATTATAGTCATAAAACGCTCAATATTCAAATATTCCTGACAGATATTTCGTTCTTCGGGGTATCGAACACCGTAAACACTCCCTGCAGGAGAACGGTGGCTATGATAAACGGGTCGATCAGCGGCAGGAACACGGGAATGCCCGCGATCATGGTAATCATCCCGCCGAGCGAGGCGATTACGGCTGCGAGGGCGACGATGCTCAGGATACGTATCCACAACTTTTCCGTACCGACCAGATAAAATACCGAATAGAACATGCAGAACAGCATGAGGAAAATGAGCGACCATTCGTTCTGGTCGAGCAGCACCGACGCGAATGTCCCGCCGATCAGAAAAAGCCAGATCCCGTCGATGAATGTGAGTTTCTTCATCAGGAACGAGATGAGCATCAGGCCGTAACCCAATACGGAATAATAAAATACGTAGGAACCGACGTTCAGGGAAAATGTCACGAGAGAGAGCAGAAGCCCGAGGGTAAATAAAAAGCGGAAACTCACGGCATCACCTCATTCCATCGAAACGTGGGGCCGTCCTTACAGCAGAGCTTTAATCTCCCGTCCGGCGCGGGAACACTGCATCCCTTGCACGCCCCAAACCCGCATCCCATATAGGTCTCCAGCGAGTAATAGGCGAGCGGGGGTTCGGGCTGCGCGGCGAAAACATCATTCAGCGCGGCAAACATCCCCTTCGGCCCGCAGGCGTAGAACGTATGCGCCGATAAGTCGAATTCCCTGAGCGCGTCGATAACCGTGCCGCGCGCGCCTTCGCTGCCGTCGTCGGTAGTAATAATCAGATCGCATACTTCCCTGAAATATTTGAGCGGCGGGAGGAGAGAACGGTCTCTCGCGCCGAGAATCATTTTCGGACGGGACAATCCCCGCGCGAAGTACAGGAACGGCGCCGCGCCGACGCCTCCCGCGATCAGCACGGGCGGTTTACCGGGATGGGGCGCGGGGAACGGGTTTCCGAGCGGGCCGAGTATACTTACCGTCCCGCCGGGTAGTTTCCCGGCAAGCGCGCGGGTACCCTTACCGCGCAGAAGCGCCATGATCGATAGCGTGTCTCCGTCGATATCATATATCCCGAACGGGCGGCGGAGCAGCGGGTCATAGCCGTCGCTGACCCGTATATTGACGAACTGCCCGGGACGGGACTCTGATGCAATCTTCGGCGCATTCAGCCTGAGCGTCAGGTAATTCCCGGTGAGGGTACTTTCCAGAATTCCAGCTTTTTCCTTGAATATCACTCGATGCTCCTTAGCGGAGAATATGATAACTCTTTTTCAGGTATAAGTCAAACAAGGAAAAATCCGCCCCGGGTACGAAAAAGTTATTGACAATTCCGGGTTATCTGTTACAATATTCAGGGTGGTGATTTGATAGAAGAAAGGAGTCATAATGCTGGAATTAAAAAACATCCTCGAAGATGTAGTTATGGATGTTATCAACGATCTTGAAAATTCCAAGCAGGGGTCGATAACTCAGAACCAGAAGGTCGAATTGGCGTCGTATGTACTGAACAGGATTAAGCCGATGTACATAACGAGCGACCGCGGGTTTACCAATATTGTCAACAAGTACAAGAACGATCCCCAATTCCTCGCGGATATAATGATACGTGTCGATGAAGCTCTCAAGCTGGTAAAGAAGACGAGCATCAGCGCGCAGAACGATCAGGACTTCGATAAATCCAAGCCGTATTTTATTTTCCCGAAAATCATCGGCAGGGTGATCTCCTCGCGGAGCATGATGCCGGTCGAGGATGCTACTGCGCAGTTGTTTATTAACGGGAAATTGTCCAAGATGGAATTTTCCGACTGGAATAATCCCGTGGTACTGAAAAAGGGTGACGACGGTTCGTACTCGTTCGCGCCCGCCCCTCAGCCCGCCGATAGCGCCGGTCAGACGACCCGTTTCGAGATAAAGATTCAGATTGAAAAAGAGGGGAAGGTCGACAGCAAGTTCCTCTCGCTCGAACTGAAATCCGACTTTATCCAGAATGTCCAGATTCAATTCAAGGAAAATGTCCTGCGGGTGGAAGACTTCTACGTCGCGATGGAAAGCTAGTCGAACAAACCTGTTTATTGCCTTCTATATTATGGGCAGTTCTAAAAACTTCATGGAAATGTAATGAATACGTATAATTATCGAATAAAGAAGAAATTACTATGTAATTTATTAAATAACAATAGAATAGATTGCTTCTACCGCGCTTCAATAATCTTTGTAACGCGGCATCGCAATGACAGGGTTATTTTCTTATTTGGTAATCTCTGAATTATTATTAAGGGCACTTCTAATAACCGCCGATTCTCGGCGGCAAGGTAGTGCCCATTGGGCGTATTCTATAAAACTACAACGCCATTTGTTATAAATGTTATGAGTTTTTAGAACCGCCCTTAAGTTATTAGAACTGCCCATATATCAGTCACTATCAAATTCCCTGTCTATGGATTTTGCGTGTTACGGTTCTGCCCGATATTCGCGATAATATACGCCACCGCTTCCATATACCCGTTTTTCTTCGCCTCGTCGAGAAGATGCAGGCTATAGCGGCTCTCGTTGAAAATAGTCACTATCTTGCGGAGCGTCTCTTCTTCCTCGGGAGCCTCGTTGATTACCTTGTCGATATATTCCATCGGGCCGTAATAGAAACGGTAGGGGATGGTGTAACGGTTCAGGACGTCGATCATGCGGACGAACTCGCGGATGATCGTCTTGATCTCGTTCTTTTTCTCGTCGGGCAGCTCGTTGTCGATATTAAATAACGCGAATAACTGCTGGGCGACCGGGCTCGCGAGTTCGCGGTCGGAGATATTACTCTTGAATTTATGCAGTCCGAAGATCGCGAGGAAGAGCCTTCCTATTAAGACAAACAATCCGCCGAAGACCTGCAAAATGGTCTTTACCCGTTTATAACGCCGTATCATAAACTCGACGAACGGCGAACGCTTTTTATAACGGTACGCCGCGCTGAGAATCCCGCCGATAATCGCGAGGATGAGATAAAACCCGATAAACCCGGCGAGGATATAGACCAGCGGCAGGAGAGTGCGCATCCCGGTAACCTCTTCCGCATCGGGGCCTTCCTTCACCGTCAGTTGGGCGTTGGTATCCTCGATATATACCCCGTTCGTATTGGTGACTGTCTGGGGTTTTACAACCGGTTTTACGGTGAAATTGATTTTCTGGATTCCCGACGTCTGCTCGGTTATGAAACTGTTCAGCGTCTTCGACTGGATGATCTGGTAGTTCCACGGTATCAGGAGCGGGATGACGATCACCGGGATGAAGAACCATACGAATATCTTGTTCCATCGCGCGGTCATCGACTTAGGCACGTCGTATCCCAACAGCTTCCACTCCAGCACGGATTTCATCTGGTACAAAATGAGGTATACCCCGATTGCCGCGACTGTGAATACCAGGAACGCGAGGGAGTATATCCATTTAGCGGATGGGTCGCGGAGGAGGGTGACAAAAATCACCAGTAGGAACAGGAGGCCGAGATTTCCCGCGCCACCGGCGAACCGTTCGATCTCCATATGCTTTTTGCTGCCCGCGTACACTTCCTTGAGAAAGGACATAAATTTTTCTTTATCGGCGATCGAATCTTCCATCCGAATAATTTTATCAAGGCTGCTGAACTTATTATTGACCAGCAGGAATATCCCTAGAATCAGTATGTAAATAGTCACTCCCGTGATAGCGATACCGATATCGTCGAGGTTATAGAACGTTTTCGGGGGCAGGGCGAAAAGCAGGGCGAATTTCGCCGCGTAGATGGTAATCATAGAAGCGGTGAACGCCGCGAATATCGCGAAGACGGGAGAAAGTTTCTTCGAATGATAGAACAGTGTCAGGAAAAAGGACGCGACGACGATATATCCGATAACCCAAAGGTACTGCAGACCCGTATCGAGCAGGTAGATGCAGAAGGAGTAATAAATAAGCGTAACCGCTGCGGAGGTGTATAACCAGAGGAAGACGCGGTATATTTTACGGCTGGCAGTCCACATATCATATCCTTAATAAGTTAATCAGGTTACCCTCGATTTCCGCGTAGAAGGACTGGAACCCGATATTCCACAGGCTCATATCTTTCTGGATTTCCGGGCCGAGGTTGATGAGGGTGACCGTATGCCCGGTGCGGCGGAATTCGAGGAGTTTGTACAGCGAGGCCTCGTCGAGACGCGGGGTTACGAGGTAGATACACGTGCCCCATTTCAGGTTCAGCGCGGACAGGTCGAGAAGGTTCTGTAACGGCGTCTGCGCGGCAGGCTCCATGAGCGACAGGGTGGTCAGCAGCCTCGTGAAATGCGCGTCGCCCTTATTGATTTCCGAGACCACCTTCGTATCGATCCTGTCGATCCGGCAGTTCACCGCTAACGCGATCTCCTGCCTGTAGATGAAGAGATGCCGGATGAACGACGCGGATATTTCGATGGCCTGTTCCATATAGTATTCTTTATTCCTGAAGTTGTAATCGTTCTCAAAAAGGTTCAGTATCAGCATACTTCCCGCGGATATGGCGGGCTGATAGGTGTTGATATAGAGCTTGTCGTACTTGGCGGACACCTTCCAGTTGATCTTCTTGATCTCGTCGCCGTACTGGTACTCCTTCAGCCCGACGATCATAGTCGGATCCTCGAAGATACGGAGATTGTTCCTGATGGAACCGTAGGGCTGGAGGCTCTTGAACGGCATATTCGCGACGATATAAATATTCGGGAAGACGATGATATCCTTGATCGTGTCGTACTCGAGGGTGAACGTGTTCATCCCCATGAAGTCGGTGAATTTCACGCGGGTCGGGCCGACATGGTACTTCCCGCGCTTCCGCCCGAACAACTGGTAATTCGCGAGCTCGGAACCCATCGGGTCGATGGAGAACAGGAAATAATGCATCTGCTGGATGGAGATATTAAGGTCGGCGGAGTCGGTGACGATCAGCGCGTGCATCGGCAGGAAAAACCCGTTCGACGATACCAGCGAGGTGTCCTCCGACAGCCCCATGAATACCTTCTCGGTGTCCATGAAACGGCGGACGGTCATTTCCCGTTTGACGCCCCGCGTATAGAGGTAATTGAATAGAATAACGACTATCGCGAGCGCGAAAACAATCTTCGCGCCCGGGAAATCGACCAGTAGAAAGTTCGCGATCAGGAAGAGGCCGATCAGTACGAGTTTGCCGGTTTTCATCGGGCTACTGGTTCCTCATTTCCATCGACTTCTTCGCGTCGACCGCCGCAGGAGTTTCTTCCTCCATCGGCACGGGGATGGTCGAAAGGATACGTTCGATCACGCTCTCGGGCTTGAGGTTCTTCAGCTTCGATTCCGACTTGAGGATCACCCTGTGCTTGAGCACCGGGATGGCGAGCGACTTGATATCCTCGGGGATAACATAATCGCGTCCATGTATCGCCGCGTAAGCCTGTACCGCCTTATAGAGCGAGATACTTCCGCGGGGGGACGAGCCGAGCATCAGGTTGGAATCGTTACGGGTGGCCTGTATAATCTTCATAATATAACTGCGGAGCGTGTTATCGACATGCACGGTGGAAATCTGCAACTGGATGCCGGATATGATATCGGGAGTGACTACGGGGGTGAGTCCTTCTATCGGGTGACGGGTATTCTGGCGCAGGATGATTTCTTCCTCCTCCTGCTGATCGGGGTAGCCGATCGACAGGCTGACGAAGAAGCGGTCCATCTGCGCTTCGGGAAGCGGGAACGTACCCTCGAACTCGATGGGGTTCTGGGTGGCGATCACAAAGAACGGCTGGGGCAGGCGGATGGCCATACCCTCGACCGATATCTGGGTCTCGCCCATAGCCTCGAGAAGCGCTGACTGGGTTTTCGGGGTGGCGCGGTTGATTTCGTCGACCAGTACGAGCTGGGCGAACACCGGGCCGGGACGGAATTCGAACTTCTTGGTGGACGGGTTGAATATGGATACGCCGATGATATCCGCGGGCAGCAGGTCGGGGGTGCCCTGGATACGGCGGAATGTCCCGTCGATAGACTTCGCGATAGAACGCGCGAGCATGGTCTTACCCAGTCCGGGTACGTCCTCCAGCAGGATATGTCCCTTGCAGAACAGCGCCACGAGGGCTTTCTCGATCACTTCGCGTTTGCCGACTATGACCTTTTCTATATTGGCGATCAGCTTCTCGGAATATACCTGGATTTCACCGAATTCCATACACGTCTCCTGCATAGTTATTTTAACCGCGCGCGGCGGTTTATATCATCTATAGTATTATAGCGGGGGAATGAATTAATGCAATAGTTTTTTAGTAGGAGAAGCGCGATTTTTTATTAGAGGAACACGAAATCTATAACTAGTCCGTCTCCGGCGAAATTACTTCAGGCGTACCGTCGGGATCGAAATAAATAGTATCCCCGGCGTGAAACTCGCCCCAGTCCTCGGCGATTGTGTACTGCTCGACGTTACCGTTTTCATAGAGACATACCTTGGAATTGGCTTTCAGGATAATCCCGTTCTTCGGGTTCGTCCAGTTCTCGGCGAGGGTGAATTCCTGAAAGTTACCGTTAGCATATTGCAGGATTTCGGTATCTCCCTTGAGCAGCATCCCGGTGTTCGGGTTTTTCCAGTCTTCGGCGAGGGTAACTTCCTGCATCATCCCGTTATCATAATTAAGTACATCGGCGCCGGCCTTGAGAATCGTCCCGCTCTTCGGGTCTTTCCAGTTCTCGGCGAGCGTGAATTTCTGGAAATTGCCGTTAGCATATTGCAGGATTTCGGTATCTCCCTTGAGCAGCATCCCGGTGTTCGGGTTTACCCAGTCTTCGGCGAGAATAACCTTCTGCATCATCCCGTTATCATAATTGAGCACTTCGGGGCCGGCCTTGAGAATCGTCCCGCTCTTCGGGTCTTTCCAGTTCTCGGCGAGCGTGAATTTCCGGTAATTCCCGTTCTCGAATATCAGGAGTTCCGTGTTCGCCTGAAAAACCATCCCGGTATTGGGTTCGGTCCAGTTATCGGCGAGGATAAATTGTTGAGCGGTACCGTCGGCATATACAAGTACTTCGTTATCGGCTTTTATCATCTTGCCCGTGGAAGGTTCCGTCCAGTTTTCCGCGAGGGTGTACTGCCGAAGCGTGCCGTTTTCATGCACCAGCACGTCGGCGCCGCCCTTGAAGGTCATGCCGTTATTGGGGTCTTTCCAGTTTTCGGCGAGGGTGAACTTCTGCGGCGTACCGCTTTCATACGCCAGTACCTCCGTATCGGCCTTGAAAACCATGCCGGAGGAGGGCTCAGTCCAGTTTTCGGCGAGTGTGGTTTTCCGCGGGATACCGTTATCATAGGCCTGTACTTCGGTGCCCGCCTTGAGAACCTTTCCGGTCTCGGGGCTAGTCCAGTTCTCGGCGAGAATATAGCCGTGATAGTTACCGCTCGGGAAAACCGTATAGTACGTGCCTTTTTTTATCTTGTGGCCGAGCGGAGTAACCAGAGTAGTTTTAGCGAAGTTGGTGGTTATTATCTGTACGGCGTTTTCCTTGCAGTAGATTGCCGAAAATGAGGATATCATTAATAGAAGCGCTCCCGCGATAACCGAAGGTACTCCGTGGGAAAGTGAACGGTTTTTATTCGCCATATTTCACCTCATCGAATTTTAACAATATTCTACTATATTAATATTATATACACAATTTGTTTTTTCGCAATAGTTTTTCATAAATGCTTTTTTTACCTAAATCTTGATAAAAATCCGTGTCCGCATTATCTTAGATGCCTATAAAAAATCTCATGCTGGGAGAAGCCAATGAATAAATTTGCGTTGATACCGGTACTTTTTTACTCTTTCCGTCGCTGTGCCGCTTTTCCCGGCGGATAACTATAGTTCGGAAGGTGTCCTGTCCCTCGTCCATAATGGGAAGACGATCGTGCTGACTGTCGGGGATATGCGTCAGGAAATAATGGAAATCCTCGAGTATCCGGGAACGATGCTCGATTCGACGGCTAATTTTTCAAATTACCTCCTGCAGGCGATTATCGAAAAAAAATTACAGATGATGGAGATGATCGACGCGGGGTTTACCAATACGCCGGGATATCGGAACGAAATGGCGTCGGCTATAGATATCAATTATTACACTCTCCTCAATTTATACGGAAATAATATTTTCAATACATTATTGACGAACGGGAAATTCCTGATCGCGCGCGCGTCGCATATCCTGCTGAACGTGCCGGAGACCGCTAATGTCGGAGGGCATTTTATCACGCTGACCCCCGGGAAAAAAGAGGAGATGTACCGGAAGCAGGAAAAAGCCGCGCTGGAGAAATTGGCGTGGCTCAAGGCCTCGAAACATCCCGATACCGATTTTGCCGCGCTCGCCGAGAAAATCTCGGACGACCCCGGCTCCTCCGGCAAGGGCGGCGATCTGGGATATTTCTCACAATATACGTTTGA
Coding sequences within it:
- a CDS encoding dihydroorotate dehydrogenase electron transfer subunit is translated as MIFKEKAGILESTLTGNYLTLRLNAPKIASESRPGQFVNIRVSDGYDPLLRRPFGIYDIDGDTLSIMALLRGKGTRALAGKLPGGTVSILGPLGNPFPAPHPGKPPVLIAGGVGAAPFLYFARGLSRPKMILGARDRSLLPPLKYFREVCDLIITTDDGSEGARGTVIDALREFDLSAHTFYACGPKGMFAALNDVFAAQPEPPLAYYSLETYMGCGFGACKGCSVPAPDGRLKLCCKDGPTFRWNEVMP
- a CDS encoding MoxR family ATPase, producing MEFGEIQVYSEKLIANIEKVIVGKREVIEKALVALFCKGHILLEDVPGLGKTMLARSIAKSIDGTFRRIQGTPDLLPADIIGVSIFNPSTKKFEFRPGPVFAQLVLVDEINRATPKTQSALLEAMGETQISVEGMAIRLPQPFFVIATQNPIEFEGTFPLPEAQMDRFFVSLSIGYPDQQEEEEIILRQNTRHPIEGLTPVVTPDIISGIQLQISTVHVDNTLRSYIMKIIQATRNDSNLMLGSSPRGSISLYKAVQAYAAIHGRDYVIPEDIKSLAIPVLKHRVILKSESKLKNLKPESVIERILSTIPVPMEEETPAAVDAKKSMEMRNQ
- a CDS encoding late competence development ComFB family protein, with protein sequence MLELKNILEDVVMDVINDLENSKQGSITQNQKVELASYVLNRIKPMYITSDRGFTNIVNKYKNDPQFLADIMIRVDEALKLVKKTSISAQNDQDFDKSKPYFIFPKIIGRVISSRSMMPVEDATAQLFINGKLSKMEFSDWNNPVVLKKGDDGSYSFAPAPQPADSAGQTTRFEIKIQIEKEGKVDSKFLSLELKSDFIQNVQIQFKENVLRVEDFYVAMES
- a CDS encoding DUF4129 domain-containing protein; translated protein: MWTASRKIYRVFLWLYTSAAVTLIYYSFCIYLLDTGLQYLWVIGYIVVASFFLTLFYHSKKLSPVFAIFAAFTASMITIYAAKFALLFALPPKTFYNLDDIGIAITGVTIYILILGIFLLVNNKFSSLDKIIRMEDSIADKEKFMSFLKEVYAGSKKHMEIERFAGGAGNLGLLFLLVIFVTLLRDPSAKWIYSLAFLVFTVAAIGVYLILYQMKSVLEWKLLGYDVPKSMTARWNKIFVWFFIPVIVIPLLIPWNYQIIQSKTLNSFITEQTSGIQKINFTVKPVVKPQTVTNTNGVYIEDTNAQLTVKEGPDAEEVTGMRTLLPLVYILAGFIGFYLILAIIGGILSAAYRYKKRSPFVEFMIRRYKRVKTILQVFGGLFVLIGRLFLAIFGLHKFKSNISDRELASPVAQQLFALFNIDNELPDEKKNEIKTIIREFVRMIDVLNRYTIPYRFYYGPMEYIDKVINEAPEEEETLRKIVTIFNESRYSLHLLDEAKKNGYMEAVAYIIANIGQNRNTQNP
- a CDS encoding DUF58 domain-containing protein, which translates into the protein MKTGKLVLIGLFLIANFLLVDFPGAKIVFALAIVVILFNYLYTRGVKREMTVRRFMDTEKVFMGLSEDTSLVSSNGFFLPMHALIVTDSADLNISIQQMHYFLFSIDPMGSELANYQLFGRKRGKYHVGPTRVKFTDFMGMNTFTLEYDTIKDIIVFPNIYIVANMPFKSLQPYGSIRNNLRIFEDPTMIVGLKEYQYGDEIKKINWKVSAKYDKLYINTYQPAISAGSMLILNLFENDYNFRNKEYYMEQAIEISASFIRHLFIYRQEIALAVNCRIDRIDTKVVSEINKGDAHFTRLLTTLSLMEPAAQTPLQNLLDLSALNLKWGTCIYLVTPRLDEASLYKLLEFRRTGHTVTLINLGPEIQKDMSLWNIGFQSFYAEIEGNLINLLRI